In the genome of Spirochaeta cellobiosiphila DSM 17781, one region contains:
- a CDS encoding FlgD immunoglobulin-like domain containing protein, with protein sequence MKRFCLLILFIVPLSSANGATIFWGGGSGNWSVGTNWLSGVVPTSADDVYILSGSPTLDIDTTVGSLEMIGGSLTLTGQGLIINNDMTISGASSITNGTIDVAGNLDINYVLSVNSTAITVGGNVTSSSPFTILSAVSLTVGGNVSFSDIITGDSFLTLELNGAGTQSLASSSDLGILTVSNTSGTVTLNSDLTLDTLNLLNGNTIALGGNTLFFTGDWALANDVSIGNGIIDVSGSFDTTSLFSVSSALTIVVQGDVDISGTITNDNLFTLELSGTVAQSLRSTSDIGIITVSNTSDTVTLNSNLTIDTLNFTDGNIIGLGGNTLSLTGDWILANSVSLSDGSVDVTSNMTISSNASIDTIVLTIGGELNSNSPFSIINSLSATVPGNVTISGNITGYALMTLYLTGTASQTVDLSNTNNGTINISKTAGSVTFTNDTVMDSLTIGTNKAFDIITTANITVTNSVSLDNTGSVQLGNADTDIATFTGGFSHTLSTLTLYGSLITTDSDLTIGVLTLGSNGIIDTNSSASGGAIIIASVSGSNYDLTMSSGQVGTGESDINITGAITGLNSLVIDDAYDVTLNSVNATGDLVLYNLQDLIVSSITTSGRLLIGTSSSTMMDTASTSAVNSVVISGAISTGGVIRIIASANNSATALSLSGVDSNGADIELRANDDITLGASFESSTGGASLYIGTEDGSSNIGMGDSNSYLTAGSGMGITDVSLSNVLQSDFSQLYIGLTESGDFEWSWTTPLILSIPVSFDFTGGTGSLFINNTLSTINGDSTSTINFVSGNPTLVLAGDLLTDGADINIDIPISVVSSSSVSIDTEDGDNGIGGDISITKAITGDGSPNLDLSLSSQGTTGGDISLFDATVLSSLSINSTGTTDGSIYLNGNLMMQDEGSSFINLSGPVILSASLTIDSANSSNDGTITVNDTINADASINDRDLTMNTGSGIVLIGDDIGGVNSLDDLIISSGTVQVENITIEDDLDINAVTQITFFADTGDILIDTTADNAGGLISMTGNILLDGNGFSRTFTFDSNGSSSGNDITFDNQVISVTSEVNALTLDAGSSGDITVSDTLGSTAGNELGDITVIESNDVSLNRIITLGGDLSFGSSGNLIGGTLTFNDDINTDGDTDAVAGSISIYTTILDLNASAANGSITLDSQSAPITGSQDIYIETGTSFNSEISWDDGLTILAAGANVDLSSSNILSLDHLDISATSVVLGDALLGTGDGNGGVSLDINTTGNLSLYGDIDSTGEGAGANIDLGADITGVIVLSSGGSTDATDISLVTNGNVDFKGARYGSTLVSLTIDTGTGTLTTYDSLGLSSTPIGVVDITGNAAYFDGNHYVTGNAFYTISDVYINSDFTLDTSSGDGKATFTGNLSSNASSFALVITTGDGDIQIDGVIGYLNPFTTIDLTANDIVLSGITTSGATNGATGNVVLTSSDSSSLENGYVELDDASYLIGGNFTITSGSEWTQILNTNNKTFDVGGAFTVDSLVISASGCTITMASDFTADYWAVLNGTVNLSGSLSITLTNDLILLGSNFNNNDTDRVIGTDYEWEYPDKTSVFPSLSMFDTSSPSFTGLFDSASLDGDIINIGRNLYVNGSDLNATTSLTLNVKDNSSFKPTFNDTTPSLGSQYSLVYNSIITNISVSGGIISAAENIITQKGNNVVDGGGNTTHDPLSPGSVGFDFDAPYLLSAETVSDNIIRLTFSEPIENTNNEISSALANLYVNGDSTLYFTGSYIDNDGDGSTYPFDLITTDGQGDLSTFFIKTSNTTWNTDADGTSTGGAYSTDRQGTSQSIIPYLSTLKGVFWDSGAYNLSPNYGTNSFPSYTAITDETRPVLVAVELVRHDLDVTSGDTIFDGHNAFQLHYSEPVSIDKDNASSEAGFNVDATGAFDTTPDDTTSIRVTDTAGVSGNWGGYVLQNGINHLEVVGFFETTNTVEYKSGSKDGTLWTDSISRGSISNDYGPNGVVITLVGYQDANGYPGYFYNDDGSGNPSDITYPNGYTITVPSNTNIADSQGNLLEPTVVTGYSNYDAKSTVTITEVSPWDIERPEVAPYISNPDDSGITWGGADQAYEIVSATDSSTNKVNKMEFHFLDNYSEGWDSLSSWDKTIYWDALNHPDSTGGIRDSSFTYPIYLQTDAPYLAFSFEEAGVTPLLSSYTDGASSSVSNLLFTSDGTANGTVDDPYYTLTIDPSGGHNWNRLSNLWVNYDESLAYITDRAGNLLRSFTSLHAIEKEPPEISFSLAAANSDVVYVYFNEPVYTVGSVAEDVEASDFNLNNLPGISIKSLQVIDRGEDSKGIANTRGGRGIFLTLSHTLTADQIIDGKILASSDSIKDLAGNVMDSTNEYRISNLGLNILTPVWASDSINDSTEYIDGNEERRDFSAISIFDGSERLRDEDITLEVINSTKNYQSQPVLLNYDIAPKNLSQIINTGLWLTSFISELIPQANIEARTLSPYVNDNNLYRFVIPGIDDEIQAESMIEFTLMLGGLECVNIINLKDPRTIQPWKFQIKDVVQQRGGVTILNNVINPVKGDRTIISYDLDSAGIVVIQVFALDGSLVRVLKRGRQSSGEHMVSWNGTNESGNMVARGIYFVRVTAAGGIDEYRKVLVVKD encoded by the coding sequence TTGAAACGATTTTGTTTATTAATTTTATTCATTGTTCCTCTTTCCTCTGCTAATGGGGCGACTATCTTTTGGGGGGGAGGCTCTGGTAACTGGAGTGTGGGAACCAATTGGCTTTCGGGAGTAGTACCCACTTCTGCTGATGATGTTTATATCCTATCTGGTTCCCCAACCTTGGATATTGATACTACTGTAGGATCACTTGAGATGATAGGTGGTTCATTAACTTTAACAGGACAGGGCTTAATCATTAACAATGATATGACTATCTCTGGTGCTTCCTCCATTACAAATGGGACTATTGATGTAGCAGGTAACTTAGATATCAATTATGTCCTTAGTGTCAATAGTACGGCTATTACAGTGGGTGGAAATGTCACTTCCTCTTCTCCTTTTACGATATTATCAGCTGTTTCTCTGACAGTAGGTGGAAACGTTAGTTTTAGTGATATTATAACTGGAGATAGTTTTTTGACTTTAGAACTAAATGGAGCTGGTACTCAATCCTTGGCTAGTTCAAGTGATTTAGGCATCCTTACTGTATCTAATACTTCTGGTACTGTAACTCTTAATAGTGATTTAACACTAGATACTCTTAATCTTTTGAATGGTAATACAATTGCTTTAGGTGGGAATACTCTATTCTTTACAGGGGATTGGGCCTTGGCTAATGATGTGAGCATTGGTAACGGGATCATTGATGTTTCAGGAAGTTTTGATACAACTTCCCTCTTCAGTGTAAGTTCTGCTTTAACAATAGTCGTTCAAGGTGATGTTGATATTAGTGGGACTATAACAAATGATAATCTTTTTACTCTTGAGTTAAGTGGAACTGTTGCCCAATCACTCAGAAGTACTAGTGATATAGGTATTATCACTGTATCAAATACTTCTGACACGGTGACTTTGAATAGTAATCTAACCATAGATACTCTCAATTTTACTGATGGCAATATCATTGGCCTAGGAGGAAATACCCTGTCATTAACAGGTGATTGGATACTAGCGAATTCTGTGAGTCTCAGTGATGGATCTGTTGATGTGACAAGTAATATGACTATTTCCAGTAACGCCAGTATTGATACGATAGTATTGACAATTGGCGGTGAGCTTAATTCAAATTCTCCCTTTTCTATAATCAATAGTTTGTCTGCTACTGTTCCAGGAAATGTTACTATAAGCGGAAATATAACAGGTTATGCCTTAATGACTCTTTACCTAACAGGAACAGCATCTCAAACAGTAGATCTCAGTAATACAAATAACGGCACTATAAACATATCAAAGACTGCAGGTTCAGTTACTTTTACTAACGACACGGTGATGGATAGTTTAACAATTGGGACAAATAAAGCCTTTGATATAATCACGACAGCTAATATTACTGTGACCAATAGTGTGAGTTTAGACAATACAGGATCTGTTCAATTAGGCAACGCAGATACGGATATTGCTACGTTTACCGGGGGATTTAGTCACACCCTAAGCACGCTCACTTTATATGGTTCTCTCATTACAACAGATAGTGATTTAACTATAGGAGTTCTAACCCTTGGTTCAAATGGAATTATTGATACTAATTCTTCAGCTTCAGGTGGTGCCATAATTATAGCTTCTGTCAGTGGATCTAACTATGACTTAACTATGTCATCAGGCCAAGTGGGAACTGGGGAGAGTGATATTAATATAACAGGAGCCATAACAGGACTAAACAGTTTGGTTATTGATGATGCCTATGATGTTACTTTAAATTCTGTTAATGCCACTGGAGATCTTGTTCTCTATAACTTACAGGATTTGATTGTTAGTTCTATTACTACCTCAGGACGTTTATTAATAGGAACTAGTTCCTCTACAATGATGGATACAGCTTCTACTAGTGCTGTTAATAGTGTTGTTATAAGTGGAGCCATATCAACGGGAGGGGTTATTAGAATTATAGCTAGTGCTAATAATTCTGCTACGGCTCTTTCTTTGTCAGGAGTCGATAGTAATGGTGCGGACATTGAACTGAGAGCGAATGATGATATTACTCTAGGAGCAAGTTTTGAGTCCTCTACAGGAGGGGCCTCTCTATATATTGGAACAGAAGATGGTTCAAGCAATATAGGAATGGGAGATTCCAACTCGTACTTAACAGCTGGATCAGGAATGGGAATTACTGATGTATCCTTAAGCAATGTACTTCAATCAGACTTCTCTCAACTCTATATTGGATTAACCGAATCAGGTGATTTTGAATGGTCATGGACAACTCCTCTCATTTTGTCTATTCCTGTTAGTTTTGATTTTACAGGGGGAACAGGCTCTCTATTCATCAATAATACCCTTAGTACTATTAATGGAGATAGTACAAGTACTATTAATTTTGTTTCAGGAAATCCCACACTAGTATTGGCTGGAGATCTGCTAACAGATGGGGCTGACATAAATATTGATATACCTATTTCTGTCGTTAGTAGTAGTTCTGTTTCCATTGATACAGAGGATGGTGATAATGGTATCGGCGGTGATATTAGTATTACTAAAGCAATCACAGGTGATGGTTCTCCTAATCTAGATTTATCCTTAAGTTCACAGGGGACAACAGGTGGAGATATTTCTCTATTTGATGCTACTGTCTTGTCTTCCCTTTCCATCAATAGTACAGGAACTACAGATGGCTCTATCTATTTGAATGGAAACCTTATGATGCAGGATGAGGGGAGTAGTTTTATTAATTTATCCGGTCCTGTGATTCTATCTGCTTCCCTTACAATAGACAGTGCTAATTCAAGTAATGATGGGACTATCACAGTAAATGACACCATAAACGCGGATGCCAGTATCAATGACAGGGATTTAACAATGAATACTGGATCAGGGATTGTCCTTATCGGTGATGATATTGGCGGTGTTAATTCTTTAGATGATTTGATTATTAGTTCGGGGACTGTTCAGGTAGAAAATATAACTATCGAAGATGACTTAGATATTAATGCTGTTACTCAAATAACTTTTTTTGCTGATACTGGTGATATTTTGATAGATACTACTGCTGACAATGCTGGTGGTTTAATTTCTATGACCGGTAACATATTACTAGATGGCAATGGATTCTCAAGAACTTTTACCTTTGATAGTAATGGAAGTTCCAGTGGTAACGATATTACATTTGATAATCAGGTGATATCTGTAACCAGTGAAGTAAATGCTTTAACACTAGATGCTGGCTCTAGTGGTGATATTACAGTCAGTGATACATTAGGTTCAACAGCAGGAAATGAATTAGGTGATATTACTGTTATTGAATCTAATGATGTATCCCTTAATCGTATTATTACATTAGGAGGAGATCTATCTTTTGGCTCTTCAGGGAATTTGATAGGGGGAACTCTCACCTTCAATGATGATATAAATACTGATGGTGATACTGATGCCGTAGCAGGCTCTATAAGTATATACACTACTATTTTAGATTTAAATGCCAGTGCCGCTAATGGCTCAATAACTTTAGATTCTCAAAGTGCTCCTATCACTGGTTCCCAGGATATTTACATCGAAACTGGAACAAGTTTTAATAGTGAAATCTCTTGGGATGATGGATTAACTATCCTTGCTGCTGGGGCTAATGTTGATTTGTCTAGCTCTAATATATTAAGCTTGGATCATTTAGATATTTCTGCTACTTCAGTTGTTCTCGGAGACGCCCTTCTTGGAACAGGTGATGGTAACGGTGGTGTAAGCCTGGATATAAATACAACTGGGAATCTATCCTTATATGGTGATATCGATAGTACAGGTGAGGGGGCTGGTGCCAACATTGATTTGGGGGCTGATATAACGGGTGTGATTGTATTGAGTTCTGGAGGCTCAACGGATGCCACAGACATAAGTCTGGTAACTAATGGCAATGTGGATTTTAAAGGAGCTCGATATGGAAGTACACTTGTAAGTTTAACTATTGATACAGGTACAGGAACTCTTACAACTTATGATAGTTTGGGTTTATCCAGCACTCCTATTGGTGTTGTTGATATTACAGGAAATGCTGCCTATTTTGATGGAAATCACTATGTGACGGGTAATGCTTTTTATACCATCTCTGATGTTTATATAAATAGTGATTTTACATTGGACACAAGTTCTGGTGATGGGAAGGCTACGTTTACTGGTAATCTAAGTTCGAATGCCAGTTCTTTTGCTCTTGTTATCACTACTGGTGATGGTGATATTCAAATTGATGGGGTTATAGGATATTTAAATCCTTTTACTACTATTGATCTTACAGCTAATGACATTGTTTTATCCGGAATAACAACCAGTGGGGCCACTAATGGGGCTACCGGGAATGTTGTGTTAACTAGTTCAGACTCTTCTTCATTGGAAAATGGATATGTTGAATTAGATGATGCTTCATATCTTATTGGTGGTAATTTCACAATTACATCAGGTTCGGAATGGACACAAATCCTCAATACAAATAATAAGACCTTTGATGTTGGGGGTGCCTTTACTGTAGATAGTCTAGTTATCAGTGCTTCTGGTTGTACAATTACAATGGCTTCCGATTTTACAGCTGATTATTGGGCTGTTCTTAATGGGACTGTTAACTTGTCAGGTTCTCTAAGTATCACTTTGACAAATGATTTAATACTCTTAGGAAGTAATTTTAATAATAATGATACCGATCGTGTGATCGGAACAGATTATGAATGGGAATATCCTGATAAGACAAGTGTCTTCCCCTCTCTCTCCATGTTTGATACTAGTAGTCCCAGCTTCACTGGTCTGTTCGACTCTGCTTCTCTTGATGGAGACATAATTAATATAGGACGAAACCTATATGTAAATGGGAGTGATCTTAATGCTACTACATCATTAACTCTAAATGTAAAGGATAACTCAAGCTTCAAACCTACTTTTAATGATACCACTCCTTCATTAGGATCCCAGTATTCTCTTGTCTATAATTCTATTATTACAAATATATCTGTTAGCGGAGGTATTATATCAGCAGCTGAGAATATCATTACTCAAAAAGGTAACAATGTTGTTGATGGGGGAGGAAACACAACTCACGATCCTCTAAGTCCAGGTTCTGTCGGTTTTGATTTTGATGCTCCCTATTTACTTAGTGCAGAAACTGTTTCCGATAATATTATACGTCTTACATTCTCTGAGCCCATTGAAAACACTAATAATGAGATAAGTTCTGCTTTAGCCAATCTCTATGTTAACGGTGATTCTACTCTCTACTTTACTGGTTCTTATATAGATAATGATGGAGATGGAAGTACGTATCCCTTTGATTTAATTACCACTGATGGACAAGGCGATCTAAGTACGTTCTTTATAAAGACTAGTAACACTACATGGAATACTGATGCTGACGGAACTAGTACTGGCGGGGCCTATAGTACAGATCGTCAAGGTACTTCCCAAAGTATTATTCCCTATCTTTCTACTCTAAAGGGGGTTTTCTGGGATTCAGGAGCTTATAACCTATCACCAAATTATGGAACGAATAGTTTTCCCTCTTATACTGCTATTACAGATGAGACAAGACCTGTGCTTGTTGCTGTTGAGCTGGTACGCCATGATTTGGATGTGACTTCAGGAGATACTATTTTTGATGGTCATAATGCGTTTCAGCTCCATTATTCAGAACCTGTAAGCATTGATAAGGATAATGCTTCCTCAGAGGCTGGATTCAATGTGGATGCCACTGGTGCTTTTGATACTACGCCAGATGATACGACTAGTATCCGAGTAACAGATACCGCAGGGGTAAGTGGTAACTGGGGTGGTTATGTTTTACAGAATGGAATAAATCATTTGGAGGTCGTTGGTTTTTTTGAAACGACTAACACTGTGGAATACAAAAGTGGTTCAAAAGACGGAACCCTTTGGACAGATAGTATAAGCCGAGGATCTATATCTAATGACTATGGGCCGAACGGTGTTGTCATTACTTTAGTTGGCTATCAAGATGCCAATGGGTACCCTGGTTACTTTTATAATGATGATGGGAGTGGAAATCCTAGTGATATTACCTATCCAAATGGTTACACGATCACTGTCCCTTCAAATACTAATATAGCGGATTCTCAAGGAAATCTTTTAGAACCAACAGTTGTCACTGGTTATAGTAATTATGATGCCAAATCTACGGTCACCATTACAGAAGTATCCCCCTGGGATATCGAGCGGCCTGAGGTTGCTCCCTATATATCCAATCCAGATGATTCGGGTATTACTTGGGGAGGAGCTGATCAAGCTTATGAAATCGTATCTGCTACTGATAGTTCCACCAACAAGGTTAATAAAATGGAATTTCACTTCCTGGATAATTATTCTGAAGGATGGGATTCTTTATCTTCATGGGATAAGACAATTTATTGGGATGCTCTTAATCATCCAGATAGTACTGGTGGGATTAGAGATTCTTCATTTACTTATCCTATTTATTTACAAACTGATGCTCCCTATTTAGCTTTTTCTTTTGAAGAAGCAGGTGTAACTCCCTTGCTTAGTTCCTATACTGATGGAGCATCCTCTTCTGTCTCTAACTTACTTTTTACTTCTGATGGCACTGCTAATGGTACAGTGGATGATCCTTATTATACTTTAACAATTGACCCAAGTGGGGGTCACAATTGGAATAGATTAAGTAACTTATGGGTAAACTATGATGAGAGCTTAGCCTATATTACTGATAGAGCTGGAAACTTGTTAAGAAGCTTTACATCATTACATGCCATTGAGAAGGAGCCACCAGAAATATCCTTTTCTCTGGCTGCAGCAAATAGTGATGTAGTTTATGTTTATTTTAATGAGCCTGTTTATACAGTTGGTAGTGTGGCAGAAGATGTTGAAGCTAGTGATTTTAATTTGAATAATTTACCTGGTATATCCATTAAAAGTTTACAAGTAATAGATAGGGGAGAGGATTCTAAAGGCATAGCTAATACTAGGGGCGGCCGGGGTATTTTCTTGACACTGAGCCATACTTTAACTGCTGATCAGATAATTGATGGTAAGATTTTAGCTTCATCTGATTCGATAAAAGATCTTGCTGGGAATGTTATGGACTCTACAAATGAATACAGAATCTCAAATTTAGGTTTAAACATTCTAACTCCAGTTTGGGCTTCTGATTCTATAAACGATAGTACTGAATACATAGATGGGAATGAAGAAAGAAGAGACTTTTCAGCGATTTCTATATTTGATGGATCAGAACGTTTGAGAGATGAAGATATAACGTTGGAGGTTATAAACAGTACAAAGAATTATCAGTCTCAGCCAGTTTTATTAAATTATGATATAGCCCCTAAAAACTTATCTCAGATTATTAATACTGGTTTATGGCTAACAAGTTTTATAAGTGAACTTATCCCTCAAGCAAATATAGAGGCTAGAACTTTATCTCCCTATGTGAATGATAATAATCTATATAGATTTGTAATACCTGGAATAGATGACGAAATACAAGCTGAAAGTATGATTGAATTTACATTAATGTTAGGAGGTTTAGAGTGTGTAAATATAATAAATCTAAAAGATCCTAGAACTATTCAACCTTGGAAATTTCAGATTAAAGATGTTGTTCAACAACGAGGCGGCGTTACCATTCTCAATAATGTTATAAATCCTGTAAAAGGGGATCGAACCATTATAAGCTATGACTTAGATTCAGCCGGGATTGTTGTCATACAAGTGTTTGCTCTAGATGGTAGCTTAGTAAGGGTTTTGAAACGTGGACGTCAAAGTTCAGGGGAGCATATGGTCAGTTGGAATGGAACTAATGAATCTGGGAATATGGTAGCTCGTGGTATTTATTTTGTTAGAGTAACTGCAGCTGGTGGAATAGATGAATATAGAAAGGTATTGGTTGTAAAAGACTAG
- a CDS encoding response regulator produces MVDTVTRGTKMNKGNILVVEDERIISLEIRLILQKLGYTVIDILPTGEEALDKVLKNEPDLILMDIMLDGAMDGIETVEKIRKRSNVPVIYMTAYSDTKTRRRAAATNPIHFLVKPIPMKILEELLPDILYNRV; encoded by the coding sequence ATGGTCGATACTGTAACTAGAGGTACCAAAATGAATAAGGGCAATATCCTCGTCGTAGAAGACGAGCGGATCATATCTCTGGAGATTCGCCTAATACTTCAAAAACTTGGTTACACAGTGATTGATATTCTTCCCACGGGAGAAGAAGCTTTAGATAAAGTTCTAAAAAATGAACCAGACCTTATCCTCATGGATATCATGCTTGATGGGGCCATGGATGGGATTGAAACTGTGGAAAAAATCCGCAAAAGATCTAATGTACCTGTCATATATATGACAGCATATTCAGATACTAAGACAAGAAGGCGGGCGGCAGCTACAAATCCCATACATTTTCTTGTCAAACCAATACCAATGAAAATACTCGAAGAACTACTTCCTGACATTCTCTACAATCGTGTTTAA